The Peribacillus simplex genome contains the following window.
ATCAGATGAAGATGCACAATTTTTTTATATCCATCCATCCATTTGCATCGAAGTTCAATTCCTACACGTATATGAGGAAAATGAATTGCGTGAACCTCAGTTTTCGCAATGGCTTTTACAAACGGCTCCCGAAGAATGCACCTGGGAGAAATTCGTGATAGGCCAGTACACGTTTCCAGATACTGTACAAATAACCTCCAAGGATAAACCGCTTTGGATAACTGGTAGAAAAAAGGTGGTAAAAGTTGAATACCTCCATTATTTAAGAGAGGTTTCATCCTTCTTCTTACCTTTCTTAAAGGATAAACTGCTTACGACAATCCGTTATCCTCATGGCACTATGGATAAAGAAAGATTTTTCCAGAAAAACAAACCTGATTATGCGCCGGCCTTTATTAAAACGTTCATGGATGTGGATATCGAGTATATGCTGTGTAACGATATTGAAACGCTTCTTTGGTTTGGTAATCAACTTGCATTGGAATTCCATGCCCCATTTCAGAAAGCGGGTAAAACAAGACCAGACGAAATCGTCCTGGACTTAGACCCTCCTTCCATCGAATTTTTCTCATTGGCGATAAAGGCCGCACAGGAAATTAAAAAAGTGATGGAATCATTAAGGATAAAGGCTTTTGTAAAAACGTCAGGTAACAAAGGACTGCAAATTCACATCCCTCTGCCTGATGACAGGTTTACTTATCAGGAGACACGCATATTCACCGACTTTCTCGGCGACTACCTAACCAGTTCCAACCCAAATGATTTTACAACGGAAAGAATGAAAATAAATCGGCATAATCGACTTTACTTGGACTTTGTGCAGCATAGTGAAGGAAAAACCATAATTGTTCCTTATTCCCCACGCGGAAATTCTTTCGCGGGTGTGGCCACACCTTTGTTTTGGAAGGAAGTGGACGAAAGTCTCCAGTTGAAGGACTATACGATTGAAACCGTACCAAACAGATTAAAAAGGGAAGGGTGTCCATTTATGGATTACAGACTTGTCGATAATGGCCCAGCCTTTTTGGAAGTATTGTCGTTCCTAAAACAAAAAAAGACCAACTAATTGTTGGTCTTTCAGTTTGTAGACAAAAGGGGTTCGGAATTAAAAAATTCCGAACCCCTTTTTAAGATTCCCTTTGAATTTTTGCCTGAAGTTAGGAGATTGGGGCTCTACGAGCCCACTATGTTAGGCCATTTTTGGACCTCCCCATGTCCAATTGGCCATTTTCTTTAAATTAATGGCAGCGAAAGTAAGCATCGCCTGCATCGACAATTTTTTAAGTCCCCTTAAAGTTGTCCAACGCATACCATGCTTTTCTTTTGCATCTGCGAATACACGCTCAATCGTTTCTTTACGTTTCGCATATATAGTTTTTACATCTTGATGATGACGCAGATGATCTGCTTCTTCCACATGTGTTTGCCAAATATGCCGTGTCACCACTTTTTGATGGTCTTTGCTTTCTGTACACTGAGATAAAAATGAGCATGTCGCACAAGTGTGTTTGGGTGATTTATACTCGCGATAGCCCTCTTTATTGGTTGTTGAGTACTTTAATAGCTCTCCCGAAGGACAAAGGTAACAATCAAAATGTTCATCGTATACATAGTCCTGTTTGCGGAAAAATCCTTCTTTGGTGCGAGGACGTGTATAAGGTAAAGCCGGTATGATTTCTTTGTTAAATAGGTAGCTTGTAATCGCTGGTGTTTTATAAGCTGCATCTGCGGCAACGGCTTCCGGTTTTCCAATTTTCTCAATCACTTGTTCAACTAGTGGCTCTAAGATCTGACTGTCATGTATATTTCCAGGTGTTACAATCGTTCCCAATACAAAACCGTTGCGGTCTGCGGCCGCGTGGAATGAATAGGCAAACTGTTTTGTTCGTTCATCTTTCACATAGTAGCCACTCTCAGAATCCGTTGTACTTTCTTTAATCTCTTTGGTCTCTTCTTTATCAAATTTATCTGATGGAAAAGGCTTCTTTCCATGGTTTTCACGATCTCGATTGATTTCTTCTTGAAGACGCCCTTGATACGCTCGTGTTTCTTTACGAACGATTTTCTTTTCAAATTTCCGTTTATTCGCACTGGCTTTCACATGTGTGGAATCCACGAAAACGTGTTCAGCACTTATTAACTTTTTATTAGCAGCTGTCATT
Protein-coding sequences here:
- the ligD gene encoding DNA ligase D, which encodes MKPMLPTYYPEAPTSKDWRYEVKYDGFRAILTIDSDTISISSRNEKELSPQFPEIIAYIKNLDLEDYLPLQLDGELVWLTNQAKADFFQIQWRGRLGKQSLISEKAHFSPCRFIAFDLIRINGKDIAAKPMEERRGFMLNMGEALGFPMPPDPNDKALIQLIESFDVLDNALNKVILLDGEGVVAKEVRGTWQEGKRTSSWIKVKNWKTVSCFITALHKENGYVSLAVLKEGAATKIGSVKNGLSAQDKRILHELIKQNASDEDAQFFYIHPSICIEVQFLHVYEENELREPQFSQWLLQTAPEECTWEKFVIGQYTFPDTVQITSKDKPLWITGRKKVVKVEYLHYLREVSSFFLPFLKDKLLTTIRYPHGTMDKERFFQKNKPDYAPAFIKTFMDVDIEYMLCNDIETLLWFGNQLALEFHAPFQKAGKTRPDEIVLDLDPPSIEFFSLAIKAAQEIKKVMESLRIKAFVKTSGNKGLQIHIPLPDDRFTYQETRIFTDFLGDYLTSSNPNDFTTERMKINRHNRLYLDFVQHSEGKTIIVPYSPRGNSFAGVATPLFWKEVDESLQLKDYTIETVPNRLKREGCPFMDYRLVDNGPAFLEVLSFLKQKKTN
- a CDS encoding IS1182 family transposase — its product is MLSKHDSIQRDQLEMITLDQLVPPNHLVRKLEAAIDFTFIYDLVKDMYSEVGRPSIDPVILVKLTFIQYTFGIRSMRKTIEEVETNMAYRWFLGYGFHDKVPHFSTFGKNYERRFKDTDLFEQIFYRILMTAANKKLISAEHVFVDSTHVKASANKRKFEKKIVRKETRAYQGRLQEEINRDRENHGKKPFPSDKFDKEETKEIKESTTDSESGYYVKDERTKQFAYSFHAAADRNGFVLGTIVTPGNIHDSQILEPLVEQVIEKIGKPEAVAADAAYKTPAITSYLFNKEIIPALPYTRPRTKEGFFRKQDYVYDEHFDCYLCPSGELLKYSTTNKEGYREYKSPKHTCATCSFLSQCTESKDHQKVVTRHIWQTHVEEADHLRHHQDVKTIYAKRKETIERVFADAKEKHGMRWTTLRGLKKLSMQAMLTFAAINLKKMANWTWGGPKMA